Proteins encoded by one window of Tunturibacter psychrotolerans:
- a CDS encoding permease, with protein MKHPLLNPRTHSLLRGNLLVLSSLAVALLLSDFPHNHATPLLIFPALFAVVGTADTVRCMQRRWSFYHAGVILCIYMDLMALCMILFFLLYPYARWIASSQ; from the coding sequence GTGAAACATCCCCTCCTCAATCCGCGTACCCACTCTCTTCTGCGCGGCAATCTCCTGGTTCTCTCTAGTCTCGCCGTCGCTCTCCTCCTCTCCGACTTCCCCCACAATCACGCCACCCCCCTCCTGATCTTCCCCGCTCTCTTCGCTGTCGTAGGCACAGCCGACACCGTCCGCTGCATGCAACGCCGCTGGAGCTTCTATCACGCCGGCGTCATCCTTTGCATCTACATGGACCTCATGGCCCTCTGCATGATTCTCTTCTTCCTCCTCTACCCCTACGCACGCTGGATCGCATCCTCCCAATAA
- a CDS encoding ion channel, producing the protein MGATVTFFRRERRLGRAGLAFRVDLAIMVLTISIAFTAHLIEIAFWAVLLLRCGEFQDFGMAYYHSAVNYTTLGYGDLIMSPAWKLLGPLEAADGALMFGVSTAMIFAVATRLILARFVDLKD; encoded by the coding sequence ATGGGCGCGACGGTAACCTTCTTTCGCCGTGAAAGAAGACTCGGTCGCGCGGGCCTGGCGTTCCGCGTCGATCTTGCAATCATGGTGCTGACGATTTCAATCGCGTTCACTGCACACCTGATTGAGATCGCCTTCTGGGCAGTCTTGCTCCTACGCTGCGGTGAATTTCAAGATTTTGGAATGGCTTACTACCACTCAGCGGTCAACTACACAACCCTGGGTTACGGCGATCTGATTATGAGCCCAGCATGGAAGTTGCTCGGGCCGTTGGAAGCAGCCGATGGAGCACTTATGTTCGGTGTTTCCACTGCGATGATCTTTGCTGTCGCCACACGGTTAATTCTTGCCAGGTTTGTGGATCTCAAAGATTGA
- the mscL gene encoding large conductance mechanosensitive channel protein MscL yields the protein MFKGFRDFILRGNVIDLAVAVIIGAAFTAIVTSLTEKIINPLLGAVIGKPNFGYLIGHINGGEIRYGDFLTAIVNFILIAAVVYFFLVIPTQYLLKKFHPAVATPPATKPCPQCLGDIPVAATRCKFCTQPV from the coding sequence ATGTTCAAAGGATTCCGCGATTTCATACTGCGTGGCAACGTCATCGATCTTGCCGTCGCCGTCATTATCGGAGCCGCATTTACGGCCATCGTCACCTCACTCACTGAAAAGATCATCAATCCGCTCCTCGGAGCCGTCATCGGTAAGCCAAACTTCGGCTATCTCATCGGTCACATCAACGGCGGAGAGATCCGCTACGGCGACTTCCTCACCGCCATCGTCAACTTCATCCTCATCGCCGCAGTCGTCTACTTTTTCCTCGTTATCCCGACCCAATACCTGCTAAAGAAATTCCACCCCGCAGTTGCCACCCCACCGGCCACCAAACCGTGCCCGCAGTGCCTCGGCGACATCCCCGTAGCTGCAACCCGCTGCAAGTTCTGCACCCAACCCGTATAG